The stretch of DNA aaactaaataaatgaagTCAAGCCTGCCTCTTTTGCTGCCATATCGCTCACATGAGACCGCAGTCACTGCTGCTGCcacattattatgtattatagtTAGATTGATCCAATGTTTATGGCATCCTATGGTGTAACTTCATATTTAGGAAGATGTGCATTTTCTGTAAGTTTCACCTTTCGTTTGACTGCAGTCATCCGGCTCATCTGTGACTGATGTGTCTGCGACTGAGCCGTCCACTTTCAGCTCCCTCCTGAAAATTTCATCCATCTCACTGAAGAATTTATATTCCTCCCTGAATTTTAAggtgaaaaaaacatgacagtTAGCCTGTTATTGACCTGGAACTGCTGATCCCAAATGTTTTCCATGACAATTAAACAAGACAGAGAGCAAATTTTAACAccaaaaatgggtcaaattcattcattcatttatttatatttatatatatatatatatatatttttttaaactgctgcTTTATCAAAGCAAATAACCATGAAAGGGCTTGTTTTAAATTGGCATAACCAACTGATGCTACAAAGAAAAAGCTGAGAGAGAACTGATGAATTGTTCTCATTTTACTAAAAACTGCCCAATGAAGAGCAGAAATGATTTGTAGAACATTTTCCGGAGTTTGTTTGACATTTAACCAACCAAATTGCTACCACAATACCAATAATATAAATTATGAATGCGTTCAAAAAAGAATCAATAGTTTTTGTCATCACTGACTTTTCATGGAGGAATCCATGTTTAAGGCGCTTAATGCGGGTGTAGCACTGCTCGGAGGTCCTCATGAATCCCTCGTCACTCATCTTCTCAGAGATGTACTCAAACACGTGGCGGTTCTTCAGGCAGCCCCTCAGGGTGAGCTGGACGTTGTCTTCACCCCAGATCTGCAGCAGCGTGCGGGTCTCCTGGTCCGACCAGGGCGTCTTCTTGCTCAGGTCGGCCTTGAGGTGGCTGGCTGACGGCTGCTCGTCTGAGTGGAAGAACACATTTATTATTGGGTTTTAAAGCTatggtgcgtagtttctgtcgcccccatgaggaattctaagtaatgacaacaaatctgtcggcacatccacatgatacaagccttccgtgatcacgcaccacccccacccttcctccacacagttgctagtagccaaggaggacaaaaaaatcatgatggacttttcagaagaggtcattatctttgaTCGATTTTCTGCGTGCGAAAGTCACCGGACTacaccattttctaaacatagccatactgagaaatacagttttgtggagctgatggtcttaattagctttgtcaATGGCTTGAATATAatggacattcattaatataaaatagttacccactaaagctttaatttttttttaaattttgtataCAATATCTGCACAATAACACTTTGTACACTTATCCAAGGGTGTGATGACACAAATTGATTTGCTCATATTTGAACCTACACATGTCAGGATCCTTAAGGTCCATAAGGGTTTGCGAGGCGGTGTCAGCAGCAGTACTGTCCACATCAGCGCACACAGAGTCACCGAGCACCGGAGCCAGCAGGGTGAAGTATCGAAACACAGTGGGCCGTCCTCCACTTCTggaaaacgaaaatcaaatgcAAGCTGGGAAACAGTGTGCTGGGGTGGAAATGGTGGCCTTAAAAAAGGTTTCAACTGCCAGGACCAACGAAGCTAATTTGTTTTACTAATATTTGAAACAATAATGTATTAAAAACAAACCgacctcatattatgctaattgtatggttgtttgtatgtttacatggtttaattttcaaaaaacaccaaatttttgttgtactgcacattgctgcagctcctcttttaaccctgtgtgttgagctccctgttttagctacagagtgaggcatcgcacttctgtcccatctttgttgggagtcgcacatgcgcagtagctaggtaaggactactagccagtcagaagcagagtagggcgggcccGGACAAGCCTGCTAGTGTGATCCAAAGCAAACCTGCTTCAGCTGATAACCATGGCTTCGGCTCAGCCTAACATATTCAAACCCGAGTCGGATCCCAAAACACAGGCAGAACAACCAGACAAGCTTCGCTACCTAGACTGGAGTGgtaagttatttaaatgttaacaaattaaTCTTTCATACGTAACGTTTTAATTCTCTATGTCTCCTGGACATGGCGATACAACTATCTGAACTCTAACTACCTTAgtttgagggcgtgccacactagcagctaggcgagcattataacgtgttacaaattgacgcaaaatgacgtccgtttgtcacggaagtaaaggctggactacaacagagctgtatCAACCAGTTTCGTGAACAGCGTTTTCTGTGGGAGATAGTAACTCCCTTCAGGGTGGACttagggtttgttttttttcactctgtaaacctataacgtgcacaaaaaaagacatagaacacaataaaggaaagggaaaaagccgaaaagcataatatgagccctTTAAAAACAATCACTCAGACATCTTATTTACCTCCGGCTGTTGCAGTAACGCCTGTAACTCTTCTTCAACCTTTTGATCCGGGAGTGGCACTGCTCTGCCGTCCTCAGGTATCCCATGGCACCCATTTTCTCTGATATGTCGGCGAATATGTGCCCGTTGCGGACACAGGTTTTCAGGCTGTCCTGCACGTCGTCGGCAGCCCACACCTCAACGAGAGCGACCGTCTCCTGCTCCGTCCATGCTGCGTTCACACCATCTGCACCTATTCCAGGTGGACGCGGCAATTAGAAAGACTGAGTGGATGTTGTGGGAACACAGTACTGCtgtgtgaatgaatgaagaCGACTGTACCTGGATCCTGGTCTGCTTGCTCTTCTCTTTCGTCATACTCATCAATAGAAACTGCCTCATGTCCCAGTATTTGTTCCAGCTGGTGGTAAAATCTATAATCTACTCTTCTTCCACATCTAGAAGGTGTGAAAAGACATACATGTAAACCATTAGAGTCATACTGGATTTATCCAAACGGATAAAGAGGCAAACTGATAGAAAGATTGTTCTCACTTCTTCCTGTCGTAACACTGTCGGAAGTTGTTCCTCAGTGACTTGACTTTCCAGCGGCACTGCTCCGAGGTCTTCGAGTAGCAGAGAGTGCGCATTCTCTCCGAAATGTCGGCGTAAATGTGTCCGTTGTGGACAAAACCCCTCAGTGCCCTCTGAACGTCTTCGTCGCCCCAGATCTCGATAAGCGCCAGGGTCTCCTCGTCGGACCACGAGCTGTGTGCCGCTTTTTCTGTTGACACGCCGATTTCTCCTTCTTACAGTGAAAACACAGCACTTGTCACTGTCTGTACCAGTTTTGGTATGAATGCAACATTTTACaactgtatataaaatatactGTAGTTGTTGCTATGATTCTTGTTTCTTCTTGCTCTTGAAAAATGCTCCATAGTCAACTTGACAAGCACAGTTAGTGAGTTATTTTGaattatataatacataaaaagCAAGACTATGTTTCTTTTGAAAGAAGGAATAATACAAATTATTTTCTTACATCTCTTATCTCTTACAAATGTAAAGTTACACAAATGAGCAAtaaacaccccccccacacacacacagcctctctGGGTCTGGTATGAGCAGTACCTCATGGTGGCTAATGTCAGCTAACTTTAGAGAGATCCTACTGTGCAAGTCTGCAACTCTTTTTTCTTTACTTCTGTAACGCTATGTTTTAGCATTTACCATTATGCCTGTAATTATCACGCATTTATGTCCATACAGTAGTATTTATAACTCAACATGTGTATGTACAAATTCCATTTATAATTCAAAATGTTCACTATCAAATGCACATAAGCCCATAATGACTTgagttatatgttgtattgaAGCTTTTAAAGCCCAGTTCTCCTCTGTATTTATACTTCAGCCCTTACAAACAATACAGCACAatctttaaaatgaaatgctCGGTTTTGCACTTGACTAATCATATAGAAGCTCATTATGATAATTGTACATGTATTACATATTATATCCGAGTCCCTGAATGCATTTGGGGCTCACCTCCATTCGATTTGATAACTTTTATAACCActattatactgtataaatTGAATTTCAGTGTTAATGCACTAAATAGAAAACATCACACCATTAATATGCGACACCTGAAGAATTGTATAAAGTGAAGCCCAAGCACCCAAATAGTTCTGAGACACTAGAACAACCTCATAAGAGCGTGAATGCAACGCTAAAATCTTGCTAAAGCATGACAGTGTACACATTTTTCTGCGGGAAATGCTTTGCTAGTTTTTAgttgtttagttgtttttttatttacacaacatttgaaACACTACATAAGTCCATACCACTGGTGTAAAACTGTACGAGTGTACCCACAATCAGCCAAAAAGTGTAATCTCGAGTAATGCTGCCCTACTATCCACAGCACGGAGTTGATGAGGGGATTTTCTTTACCTGTCTCAGTCAGTGATTCACCATTGGAGTCTTCTGATATTTCAATGGAGTCTGTTACCACGGTGGAAGATGTGGACGGCTGCTTGTCCAGGATTTGTTCCAGGAGATCATAGAATTTAAAGTCGACTCGGTCAGTCCCGGATGAGCTACAGGCGGTAAAAGGGAGCTGTATTAACACACACGTCCTGCCAAAGGCACAGTATACAAAATGAATATGTAAAATGCATTTACCTCATGTTTTCCTGACACTGCCGATAGTTGGCTTTCAGCCGCTTGATCCGGGTGTGGCACTGCTCTGCGCTGCGGGAGAAGCCGTTGGCGCCCAGTTTCTCTGATATTTCGGTGAAAATGTGACCGTTGTGTGGGTAGCGTCTCATGCTCTGCTGGACCTAAATGTAGGGGACATTCTTAGTAAAagtggcattaaaaaaaaaatatatatatatatatatatatatatatatatatttataaatacatttaacaatCAGACTGATGAAGATATCATGCACATGCAGCTTCCATTTTGGAATTTGATACATTTCTCTTTCGTTTTTTAAAAACACGTTATTCTCTTTGTCGCCTCAGACTCAAAAGCTATGACTGGAGGTCCTTGTGCTCCTGGAGCTCTCTGTTGCTGGAGACACTCAAAGAGTTTTACTTTGCTTTGAACAGAAGAAAAAGCATCCTACATGATCTAAGGTTAAAGTTAGACCTCTACATTGCTGCTCCATACCTTGGATTGATTTTCCACAATTCAAATAATGAAAGGATTGATGAAGTGAAGGGAGATAGCAGTTCAGACTGATTATCCGGAAAGTTAAAGGCATGAACTATGTTCATATTATAATGAACATAGCTAACCTCTACCTGTGGGTCTCCCCAGATCTCCAGAAGGATGATGGTCTCTTTGTCCGACCAGGGGACTTTCCTCCTGTCTTCCTGAACGCCCACAGCAGACTCtgaagagacacaaacagaaaagaaaacactttttttaataacttctTTGAGTCAATTCTGCCATCATCTATTTATTGGTCACTTAAAAGTACTAccattattgatattattgatATATTATAGATATTACATTTGactattttgttttgtattagCCACACTACTCTCTGGTTGTATGTTTGTTCTGAATATCCCATGATGTTGAGCTGCAAAGCTTTGGAACAATAAAGATGAATTTAAGTAGACAGTACATGCCATTAAAGTTCCATTGAATCATTAAAAGTGATTATTATAATGACCATCCATTTggtgttaaaatgtttttggtcTGATGACCTGACCATGTAGCATTTATCatctaaaatatgttttttttttatgcttctgAAAAGTCTGACAGAATGATACTTGTTGAAGATTGCTACGGTTCTTTTCCTTTTGCCTTAACGACACACAACATAACTTAACAAAACaattaatgaataaaaatacattaaaaacaaacccCCGCAAGGACCCCAAGAAGCCCCATTTAGAATGTGTTCAAAGATTAAACAAACGGCCTCGCAAGATAGGTGGAGATctcaacacccccccccccccttgcttCCCACACCTGTCAATGTCAGCAGAGAACATTGGAGTTTACCGATAGCCTGATGGGAGACAGACGGGTCGTTGTCTTCAGGGTCCCCTGGGATTTCCTCCAGCTGCGGCGCTGAAAGGAAGTCCTTCACTAAAATGCTTCCCAGTTCGTGGTAAAACTTGCACTCAACGTGCTCCTGTCCCTTCAGGCTACATCGAGGGATAAGAAGAGAGCAGATATATACAATCAACACAAATaacttttcccctttttttttttcctctctctctttcttactTTGAGTATACATACTTGTTTTGGTAGCACTGCCTGAAATTTGATTTCAGCCTTTTCAGCCTTGTTTGGCACTGCTCTGGTGTTCGGGAGAAGCCCTGGGCGGCCATCTTGTTGGATATGATGGAGAAAATGTGTCCGGTTCTATGCATTCCTTTCAGCTCCTGTTGCATCTCGTCTTCCCCCCACAAGTAGATGAGGGCCAACGTCTCAAAGTCGGTCCACGGAACACTTCTAGTGCCTTCCATATAAATATAAATCACATTGTTTCAAGTGTGATAATTTCACTGGAATTTGTCATTTTAGCATAACCGTATATTATAGTTGGCACATATGAATATAAagacaaaataatagaaacatcTATAATGCCTGCtttgattttacattttgaatcaaataaactaaactatagCTGCAACAATTAGgatcgacaaaaaaaaaaaaaaaaaaaaaaaaaatcaatcagcaGAAATTTTAATAACAGATTAAGTTATTTCTCaattttaagcaaaaatgcagAACATTTCCTGGTTGCAGCTTCTTCAATGTGaagatttgatgcttttcttgGTCATATTTGATAGTAAACTGATTCTATTCAAGGTTCGGACTGAACAAGCAATCATAAATACATGACTTTGGGCTGTGGGAAATAATAGCAGgtgttttttcacttttttctgttGCAGCTCTAAACcgtatgaaaaaaaagtgactttgTACCGATTTCCGGTCGGCTCGTATGGCCGAGAAACTGCAAGTCCTCCTCGCCGTCTGGGGACTCGTCGTCACCCATGACCTCTTCGACGTCATAGGTGACCTCGGGAAGATCTGAGGGAGCGGAGGAGTCCAGCACCCGCTTCAGCTGCTCGTAAAATTTATACTCTAGCCTGGAGTTCCCCCTGGTGttagaaaagggagaaaggcaaCAGGCATTTTGCTTCAATTGCTTATTCCCCATTTTTGTTTCACAAATCACAGCTGTGACATCTAAGCAGGGAAAGTCTGACCAATTGAAAGGATTGGACAGAAAGACGACCAGAGAGAAAGCACAACCTCATTTAACACCCACTTGTTTTTCTTGCGAAAGCATTTTTTCAGTCGTTTGATCCTGGTCTGGCACTGTTCCACCGTTCTCATGTAGCCTCTCTCAGCCATCTTCTGAGCGATCTGCGTGAATATGTGACGGTTTTTCAAGCAGCCCTTCAAGGCCCGCTGCACCGAGTCCTTCCCCCAGATGTCGAGCAGAGTGAGCGTCTCCTCGTCCGACCAGGGAACTTTTGTGTCCGTCACAACTGGGAAAGAACCTTCCTGAGTGTCTTAAATGAAACAAGGGAAGTTAGTCAAAGACCGAGGCTTAGACGCATAGACCCACCCATCCGCTGTACATAAGCTGTACCAACCTGTATATTCTCCCCATATTGAGATTAGAGGGGATTCAGCTGAATTCTCATCATCCACTGACGAATCCCTGTGAAGGTGGAAAAACACTAAAGGATCAGATTTGACAGATTTTCTCTAATCCTATTAAAGTGGTGTCTCTCACTTTGTGATTCCAAAAATTTGGATCTGAGCATAATTCAGCCACAAATGCCAAATGAAAAGAGATGGAAACAATGACCTTTAAACAGATTAAAAGCTACGGTTACACATTAGGTATTTTCAGAAGATTAAAATGACAAGAAGTACCTGGGGGAACACACATGAACCGCATCAGATATTCAATAAGACAGTCTACTTTGGCACAGCAGTGctctgagctaaatgctaagaTCAGCACCCATggtcacaatgacaatgctagcaTACTGATGTTAGTAGGTAAAATGTTTACTTTGTTCATGATCACAGTTTAGCATAGctctaaacacaaagtacagctgaggctgatgggaatgttttAGTTGTGCAGGTTTTGTTCAGAGACCAAAGTATTGTAACTGTACCAAATCATTTGTGCCAATCCATCAAatggttgttgagatatttcaattTAAGGTAGTGGACTAACAGAACGACATTGCCATCTTTAGAGCAATGCTGCTAATGTGGATGAAAAGCAAATGGAACCATgagtgatgaaaataaaacaaaagggATGCCTGCCCAATGAACCAATAGGAAACCCCACTATCATGTCTttgtgtttaaaataaaataaaaaataaaaacatgtttggtTATCGTACAGGTAAGCCGTCGCCTCCAAAGGCTGCTTTGTGGGAATGTCTACGCCTCCGCTCAGCTTCCTCTTCCTGAGAACCCGTCCTCCTCTCAAGCTTTGGCTGTTGTCGTTGGCTGCTGAATTTGTGTCTGCAGTCTCAGACGTAGTGAGGTCTATGGTGTCATCACATGGTCGTGCACTAACTGAGCTTTGCACTGTCCTCTCCTGTGAAATGTTCCCG from Perca fluviatilis chromosome 23, GENO_Pfluv_1.0, whole genome shotgun sequence encodes:
- the zgc:113263 gene encoding uncharacterized protein zgc:113263 isoform X2, producing the protein MEIKRGAESGSSRGNDLPVHYLRLLAPPLQLLSAAVWQVVQQGLVDHYGMLEEFVTMVTELVPELMSYSQRAQLILGLRARLVLEMCRGEHPVDMQTIQPHLDRIKAPVSTAKDHHLTINQVEESEVNFVELVHSLLEDPSERKYFFQEIFPVYFGSKYDAALEMLVWEFISRLKELLPVPDFTQLAALLGDAPSFLDDCLQSFFPPEDMKAVLEHHRNLGYFEEKDPRLLPMDDCILSSLSLPPGTKPVISTTSCSPALKDSNPLEHKGRLDTPYNTSGLERASRRTSETVRQRLNETRDSGGWQLQVRGGNISQERTVQSSVSARPCDDTIDLTTSETADTNSAANDNSQSLRGGRVLRKRKLSGGVDIPTKQPLEATAYLDSSVDDENSAESPLISIWGEYTDTQEGSFPVVTDTKVPWSDEETLTLLDIWGKDSVQRALKGCLKNRHIFTQIAQKMAERGYMRTVEQCQTRIKRLKKCFRKKNKGNSRLEYKFYEQLKRVLDSSAPSDLPEVTYDVEEVMGDDESPDGEEDLQFLGHTSRPEIGTRSVPWTDFETLALIYLWGEDEMQQELKGMHRTGHIFSIISNKMAAQGFSRTPEQCQTRLKRLKSNFRQCYQNNLKGQEHVECKFYHELGSILVKDFLSAPQLEEIPGDPEDNDPSVSHQAIGKLQCSLLTLTESAVGVQEDRRKVPWSDKETIILLEIWGDPQVQQSMRRYPHNGHIFTEISEKLGANGFSRSAEQCHTRIKRLKANYRQCQENMSSSGTDRVDFKFYDLLEQILDKQPSTSSTVVTDSIEISEDSNGESLTETGEIGVSTEKAAHSSWSDEETLALIEIWGDEDVQRALRGFVHNGHIYADISERMRTLCYSKTSEQCRWKVKSLRNNFRQCYDRKKCGRRVDYRFYHQLEQILGHEAVSIDEYDEREEQADQDPGADGVNAAWTEQETVALVEVWAADDVQDSLKTCVRNGHIFADISEKMGAMGYLRTAEQCHSRIKRLKKSYRRYCNSRRSGGRPTVFRYFTLLAPVLGDSVCADVDSTAADTASQTLMDLKDPDMYEQPSASHLKADLSKKTPWSDQETRTLLQIWGEDNVQLTLRGCLKNRHVFEYISEKMSDEGFMRTSEQCYTRIKRLKHGFLHEKEEYKFFSEMDEIFRRELKVDGSVADTSVTDEPDDCSQTKDASGTQWVADSSKLVWSDGETEALLDIWGSEAIQETLKGCTKNKHIFIQISEVMANQGYIRTPEQCQTRIKRLRANFRHFLEGRKGEKQECKFFDQLVQIFGSKYVTNSDPLAEDAADGVEN
- the zgc:113263 gene encoding uncharacterized protein zgc:113263 isoform X5, whose protein sequence is MLEEFVTMVTELVPELMSYSQRAQLILGLRARLVLEMCRGEHPVDMQTIQPHLDRIKAPVSTAKDHHLTINQVEESEVNFVELVHSLLEDPSERKYFFQEIFPVYFGSKYDAALEMLVWEFISRLKELLPVPDFTQLAALLGDAPSFLDDCLQSFFPPEDMKAVLEHHRNLGYFEEKDPRLLPMDDCILSSLSLPPGTKPVISTTSCSPALKDSNPLEHKGRLDTPYNTSGLERASRRTSETVRQRLNETRDSGGWQLQVRGGNISQERTVQSSVSARPCDDTIDLTTSETADTNSAANDNSQSLRGGRVLRKRKLSGGVDIPTKQPLEATAYLDSSVDDENSAESPLISIWGEYTDTQEGSFPVVTDTKVPWSDEETLTLLDIWGKDSVQRALKGCLKNRHIFTQIAQKMAERGYMRTVEQCQTRIKRLKKCFRKKNKGNSRLEYKFYEQLKRVLDSSAPSDLPEVTYDVEEVMGDDESPDGEEDLQFLGHTSRPEIGTRSVPWTDFETLALIYLWGEDEMQQELKGMHRTGHIFSIISNKMAAQGFSRTPEQCQTRLKRLKSNFRQCYQNNLKGQEHVECKFYHELGSILVKDFLSAPQLEEIPGDPEDNDPSVSHQAIGKLQCSLLTLTESAVGVQEDRRKVPWSDKETIILLEIWGDPQVQQSMRRYPHNGHIFTEISEKLGANGFSRSAEQCHTRIKRLKANYRQCQENMSSSGTDRVDFKFYDLLEQILDKQPSTSSTVVTDSIEISEDSNGESLTETEGEIGVSTEKAAHSSWSDEETLALIEIWGDEDVQRALRGFVHNGHIYADISERMRTLCYSKTSEQCRWKVKSLRNNFRQCYDRKKCGRRVDYRFYHQLEQILGHEAVSIDEYDEREEQADQDPGADGVNAAWTEQETVALVEVWAADDVQDSLKTCVRNGHIFADISEKMGAMGYLRTAEQCHSRIKRLKKSYRRYCNSRRSGGRPTVFRYFTLLAPVLGDSVCADVDSTAADTASQTLMDLKDPDMYEQPSASHLKADLSKKTPWSDQETRTLLQIWGEDNVQLTLRGCLKNRHVFEYISEKMSDEGFMRTSEQCYTRIKRLKHGFLHEKEEYKFFSEMDEIFRRELKVDGSVADTSVTDEPDDCSQTKDASGTQWVADSSKLVWSDGETEALLDIWGSEAIQETLKGCTKNKHIFIQISEVMANQGYIRTPEQCQTRIKRLRANFRHFLEGRKGEKQECKFFDQLVQIFGSKYVTNSDPLAEDAADGVEN
- the zgc:113263 gene encoding uncharacterized protein zgc:113263 isoform X1, producing MEIKRGAESGSSRGNDLPVHYLRLLAPPLQLLSAAVWQVVQQGLVDHYGMLEEFVTMVTELVPELMSYSQRAQLILGLRARLVLEMCRGEHPVDMQTIQPHLDRIKAPVSTAKDHHLTINQVEESEVNFVELVHSLLEDPSERKYFFQEIFPVYFGSKYDAALEMLVWEFISRLKELLPVPDFTQLAALLGDAPSFLDDCLQSFFPPEDMKAVLEHHRNLGYFEEKDPRLLPMDDCILSSLSLPPGTKPVISTTSCSPALKDSNPLEHKGRLDTPYNTSGLERASRRTSETVRQRLNETRDSGGWQLQVRGGNISQERTVQSSVSARPCDDTIDLTTSETADTNSAANDNSQSLRGGRVLRKRKLSGGVDIPTKQPLEATAYLDSSVDDENSAESPLISIWGEYTDTQEGSFPVVTDTKVPWSDEETLTLLDIWGKDSVQRALKGCLKNRHIFTQIAQKMAERGYMRTVEQCQTRIKRLKKCFRKKNKGNSRLEYKFYEQLKRVLDSSAPSDLPEVTYDVEEVMGDDESPDGEEDLQFLGHTSRPEIGTRSVPWTDFETLALIYLWGEDEMQQELKGMHRTGHIFSIISNKMAAQGFSRTPEQCQTRLKRLKSNFRQCYQNNLKGQEHVECKFYHELGSILVKDFLSAPQLEEIPGDPEDNDPSVSHQAIGKLQCSLLTLTESAVGVQEDRRKVPWSDKETIILLEIWGDPQVQQSMRRYPHNGHIFTEISEKLGANGFSRSAEQCHTRIKRLKANYRQCQENMSSSGTDRVDFKFYDLLEQILDKQPSTSSTVVTDSIEISEDSNGESLTETEGEIGVSTEKAAHSSWSDEETLALIEIWGDEDVQRALRGFVHNGHIYADISERMRTLCYSKTSEQCRWKVKSLRNNFRQCYDRKKCGRRVDYRFYHQLEQILGHEAVSIDEYDEREEQADQDPGADGVNAAWTEQETVALVEVWAADDVQDSLKTCVRNGHIFADISEKMGAMGYLRTAEQCHSRIKRLKKSYRRYCNSRRSGGRPTVFRYFTLLAPVLGDSVCADVDSTAADTASQTLMDLKDPDMYEQPSASHLKADLSKKTPWSDQETRTLLQIWGEDNVQLTLRGCLKNRHVFEYISEKMSDEGFMRTSEQCYTRIKRLKHGFLHEKEEYKFFSEMDEIFRRELKVDGSVADTSVTDEPDDCSQTKDASGTQWVADSSKLVWSDGETEALLDIWGSEAIQETLKGCTKNKHIFIQISEVMANQGYIRTPEQCQTRIKRLRANFRHFLEGRKGEKQECKFFDQLVQIFGSKYVTNSDPLAEDAADGVEN
- the zgc:113263 gene encoding uncharacterized protein zgc:113263 isoform X4, whose product is MEIKRGAESGSSRGNDLPVHYLRLLAPPLQLLSAAVWQVVQQGLVDHYGMLEEFVTMVTELVPELMSYSQRAQLILGLRARLVLEMCRGEHPVDMQTIQPHLDRIKAPVSTAKDHHLTINQVEESEVNFVELVHSLLEDPSERKYFFQEIFPVYFGSKYDAALEMLVWEFISRLKELLPVPDFTQLAALLGDAPSFLDDCLQSFFPPEDMKAVLEHHRNLGYFEEKDPRLLPMDDCILSSLSLPPGTKPVISTTSCSPALKDSNPLEHKGRLDTPYNTSGLERASRRTSETVRQRLNETRDSGGWQLQVRGGNISQERTVQSSVSARPCDDTIDLTTSETADTNSAANDNSQSLRGGRVLRKRKLSGGVDIPTKQPLEATAYLDSSVDDENSAESPLISIWGEYTDTQEGSFPVVTDTKVPWSDEETLTLLDIWGKDSVQRALKGCLKNRHIFTQIAQKMAERGYMRTVEQCQTRIKRLKKCFRKKNKGNSRLEYKFYEQLKRVLDSSAPSDLPEVTYDVEEVMGDDESPDGEEDLQFLGHTSRPEIGTRSVPWTDFETLALIYLWGEDEMQQELKGMHRTGHIFSIISNKMAAQGFSRTPEQCQTRLKRLKSNFRQCYQNNLKGQEHVECKFYHELGSILVKDFLSAPQLEEIPGDPEDNDPSVSHQAIESAVGVQEDRRKVPWSDKETIILLEIWGDPQVQQSMRRYPHNGHIFTEISEKLGANGFSRSAEQCHTRIKRLKANYRQCQENMSSSGTDRVDFKFYDLLEQILDKQPSTSSTVVTDSIEISEDSNGESLTETEGEIGVSTEKAAHSSWSDEETLALIEIWGDEDVQRALRGFVHNGHIYADISERMRTLCYSKTSEQCRWKVKSLRNNFRQCYDRKKCGRRVDYRFYHQLEQILGHEAVSIDEYDEREEQADQDPGADGVNAAWTEQETVALVEVWAADDVQDSLKTCVRNGHIFADISEKMGAMGYLRTAEQCHSRIKRLKKSYRRYCNSRRSGGRPTVFRYFTLLAPVLGDSVCADVDSTAADTASQTLMDLKDPDMYEQPSASHLKADLSKKTPWSDQETRTLLQIWGEDNVQLTLRGCLKNRHVFEYISEKMSDEGFMRTSEQCYTRIKRLKHGFLHEKEEYKFFSEMDEIFRRELKVDGSVADTSVTDEPDDCSQTKDASGTQWVADSSKLVWSDGETEALLDIWGSEAIQETLKGCTKNKHIFIQISEVMANQGYIRTPEQCQTRIKRLRANFRHFLEGRKGEKQECKFFDQLVQIFGSKYVTNSDPLAEDAADGVEN
- the zgc:113263 gene encoding uncharacterized protein zgc:113263 isoform X3; amino-acid sequence: MEIKRGAESGSSRGNDLPVHYLRLLAPPLQLLSAAVWQVVQQGLVDHYGMLEEFVTMVTELVPELMSYSQRAQLILGLRARLVLEMCRGEHPVDMQTIQPHLDRIKAPVSTAKDHHVEESEVNFVELVHSLLEDPSERKYFFQEIFPVYFGSKYDAALEMLVWEFISRLKELLPVPDFTQLAALLGDAPSFLDDCLQSFFPPEDMKAVLEHHRNLGYFEEKDPRLLPMDDCILSSLSLPPGTKPVISTTSCSPALKDSNPLEHKGRLDTPYNTSGLERASRRTSETVRQRLNETRDSGGWQLQVRGGNISQERTVQSSVSARPCDDTIDLTTSETADTNSAANDNSQSLRGGRVLRKRKLSGGVDIPTKQPLEATAYLDSSVDDENSAESPLISIWGEYTDTQEGSFPVVTDTKVPWSDEETLTLLDIWGKDSVQRALKGCLKNRHIFTQIAQKMAERGYMRTVEQCQTRIKRLKKCFRKKNKGNSRLEYKFYEQLKRVLDSSAPSDLPEVTYDVEEVMGDDESPDGEEDLQFLGHTSRPEIGTRSVPWTDFETLALIYLWGEDEMQQELKGMHRTGHIFSIISNKMAAQGFSRTPEQCQTRLKRLKSNFRQCYQNNLKGQEHVECKFYHELGSILVKDFLSAPQLEEIPGDPEDNDPSVSHQAIGKLQCSLLTLTESAVGVQEDRRKVPWSDKETIILLEIWGDPQVQQSMRRYPHNGHIFTEISEKLGANGFSRSAEQCHTRIKRLKANYRQCQENMSSSGTDRVDFKFYDLLEQILDKQPSTSSTVVTDSIEISEDSNGESLTETEGEIGVSTEKAAHSSWSDEETLALIEIWGDEDVQRALRGFVHNGHIYADISERMRTLCYSKTSEQCRWKVKSLRNNFRQCYDRKKCGRRVDYRFYHQLEQILGHEAVSIDEYDEREEQADQDPGADGVNAAWTEQETVALVEVWAADDVQDSLKTCVRNGHIFADISEKMGAMGYLRTAEQCHSRIKRLKKSYRRYCNSRRSGGRPTVFRYFTLLAPVLGDSVCADVDSTAADTASQTLMDLKDPDMYEQPSASHLKADLSKKTPWSDQETRTLLQIWGEDNVQLTLRGCLKNRHVFEYISEKMSDEGFMRTSEQCYTRIKRLKHGFLHEKEEYKFFSEMDEIFRRELKVDGSVADTSVTDEPDDCSQTKDASGTQWVADSSKLVWSDGETEALLDIWGSEAIQETLKGCTKNKHIFIQISEVMANQGYIRTPEQCQTRIKRLRANFRHFLEGRKGEKQECKFFDQLVQIFGSKYVTNSDPLAEDAADGVEN